One region of Niallia sp. Man26 genomic DNA includes:
- the pheT gene encoding phenylalanine--tRNA ligase subunit beta — translation MLVSYKWLQEYVDLNDITPEELADRITRSGIEVEGVEVLNEGMKNVVIGHVLEREQHPNADKLNKCLVDVGDGEPVQIICGAPNVDAGQKVAVAKVGAVLPGNFKIKKAKLRGEESNGMICSLQELGIEAKVVAKDYSEGIFVFPGDVEVGRDALEYLQRDDAVLELGLTPNRSDCLSMLGVAYEVAAVLGKDVKLPAVDYPKTAESAADYVSVKVENSEDVPLYTAKIIKNVKVAPSPLWMQGRLMAAGIRPHNNVVDITNYILLEYGQPLHAFDYDRFGSKEILVRRAKAGETIVTLDDAKRTLTEDNLLITNGEAGVAVAGVMGGANSEVQSDTTTVLLESAYFEAGVIRKSSKTLGLRSEASARYEKGIDPNRVRQAAERAAQLLQIYAGGDVLEGEVAAENLKAEPKIVSITLEKLNNVLGTSLTEGEVTDIFKRLQFETSVENGSFTVTVPTRRNDISIPEDLTEEVARLFGYDHIPTTLPIGAAIPGALSEYQKKRRAVRKYLEGAGLYQAITYALTSEKKVQQFALEKRNPVRLAMPMSEERALLRQSIVPQLLEVVKYNAARQNDSLSVYETGVVFLETAQNELPEEKEHVAGAITGSWVSHIWQGEKKPVDFFVLKGVLEGLFQKLGVSEEIEFTRGTMDGMHPGRTADILFKGESIGFAGQVHPQVQNELDLKETYVFELDLSKLLAAEVTDLQYTTIPRFPSVTRDIALVVDTTISAGEIQKIIVEAGGSLLKEVQVFDLYEGDKMEEGKKSIAYSLKYFDPEQTLTDDMITKSHDKVLEAVKEKAGAVLRG, via the coding sequence ATGTTAGTTTCTTATAAATGGTTGCAAGAATATGTAGATTTAAATGATATAACACCTGAGGAGTTAGCTGATCGCATCACGAGAAGCGGTATTGAGGTAGAAGGTGTGGAAGTGCTAAATGAAGGCATGAAAAATGTCGTTATCGGTCATGTATTAGAGCGTGAACAGCACCCAAATGCAGATAAACTGAACAAATGTCTAGTAGATGTAGGCGACGGCGAACCAGTTCAAATCATTTGTGGAGCACCAAATGTTGATGCTGGCCAAAAAGTAGCTGTTGCTAAGGTTGGAGCAGTTCTTCCAGGGAACTTCAAAATTAAAAAAGCGAAGCTGCGCGGTGAGGAATCAAATGGAATGATTTGTTCCCTGCAGGAGCTTGGCATTGAAGCAAAAGTTGTTGCAAAAGATTATTCAGAAGGCATTTTCGTGTTCCCAGGTGATGTGGAAGTAGGCAGAGATGCACTTGAGTATTTACAAAGAGATGATGCAGTCCTTGAGCTTGGCCTGACTCCAAACAGATCAGATTGCTTAAGCATGTTAGGAGTTGCTTATGAAGTTGCAGCTGTTTTAGGCAAGGACGTAAAGCTTCCTGCTGTTGACTATCCAAAAACAGCAGAAAGCGCTGCGGATTATGTAAGCGTAAAAGTGGAAAACAGTGAGGATGTACCACTATACACAGCAAAAATTATTAAAAACGTTAAAGTCGCTCCATCACCATTATGGATGCAAGGAAGACTAATGGCTGCTGGTATCCGTCCACATAACAATGTTGTCGATATCACAAACTATATTCTGTTAGAATACGGTCAGCCTCTGCATGCATTTGACTATGATCGTTTTGGTTCAAAAGAAATTCTTGTAAGAAGAGCAAAAGCTGGAGAAACAATCGTAACTTTGGATGATGCAAAAAGAACGCTGACAGAAGACAATTTGCTAATTACAAACGGTGAAGCTGGAGTTGCTGTAGCTGGTGTAATGGGCGGTGCAAATTCAGAGGTTCAAAGCGATACAACAACAGTCCTTTTGGAATCTGCTTATTTCGAAGCTGGAGTTATCCGTAAATCCTCTAAAACACTAGGCTTAAGAAGTGAAGCGAGCGCAAGATATGAAAAAGGAATCGATCCTAATCGTGTTCGTCAAGCTGCTGAAAGAGCGGCGCAATTGCTTCAAATTTATGCAGGCGGAGACGTTTTGGAAGGTGAAGTGGCAGCAGAAAACCTAAAAGCTGAGCCGAAAATTGTTTCGATTACTTTAGAGAAATTGAACAATGTATTAGGGACTTCTTTAACAGAAGGCGAAGTGACAGATATTTTCAAAAGGCTTCAATTTGAAACTTCTGTTGAAAACGGCAGCTTCACAGTAACAGTGCCGACTAGAAGAAATGATATTTCTATTCCAGAAGATTTAACAGAAGAAGTAGCAAGACTTTTCGGTTATGATCATATTCCAACAACCTTGCCTATCGGTGCAGCTATCCCAGGCGCGTTGTCAGAATATCAGAAAAAGCGTCGCGCTGTCCGCAAATATTTAGAAGGTGCAGGATTATATCAAGCCATCACTTATGCATTAACAAGTGAAAAGAAAGTTCAGCAATTTGCACTAGAGAAAAGAAATCCAGTCCGCCTGGCAATGCCAATGAGTGAAGAAAGAGCATTGCTGAGACAAAGCATCGTTCCACAGCTGTTAGAGGTAGTAAAATATAATGCTGCCCGCCAAAATGACAGCCTGTCTGTTTATGAAACAGGCGTTGTATTCTTGGAGACAGCACAAAATGAGCTTCCGGAAGAAAAAGAGCATGTTGCAGGTGCTATTACAGGATCATGGGTTTCTCATATCTGGCAAGGTGAGAAAAAACCGGTTGATTTCTTCGTATTAAAGGGAGTGCTTGAAGGGCTGTTCCAGAAGCTTGGCGTTTCTGAAGAAATCGAGTTTACGCGCGGAACAATGGATGGCATGCATCCTGGAAGAACAGCAGATATTTTGTTCAAAGGTGAATCAATCGGGTTTGCTGGCCAGGTGCATCCACAAGTTCAAAATGAGCTTGATTTGAAAGAAACATATGTCTTTGAATTAGATTTAAGCAAGCTGCTTGCTGCTGAAGTTACAGACTTGCAATACACGACAATTCCAAGATTCCCTAGCGTAACAAGAGATATTGCTCTTGTTGTTGATACCACAATTTCAGCTGGCGAAATCCAAAAAATTATCGTTGAAGCAGGCGGTTCCTTACTGAAAGAAGTACAGGTGTTTGACCTGTATGAAGGAGACAAAATGGAAGAAGGCAAAAAATCCATTGCTTACTCTCTAAAATATTTCGATCCAGAACAAACATTGACAGATGACATGATTACAAAGTCGCATGACAAAGTTTTAGAAGCTGTTAAAGAGAAAGCAGGAGCTGTGTTAAGAGGATAA
- a CDS encoding endonuclease MutS2, giving the protein MQERVLKTLEFDKIKSQLLEHVSSPLGMIKASELMPSTSYEEVVQWQEETDEAAKVFRMRGNIPLSGIHDIRPHVKRSSIGGMLSPVELNQVASTVHVSRQIKRFTEEFHQEDPIPILQELVDGIVVLAEVEEEIKMAIDEQGTVMDSASEALRALRNQLRRNESKVREKLESMIRSANAAKMLSDTIITIRNDRYVIPVKQEYRGHYGGIIHDQSASGQTLFIEPQSVVTLNNELQGIRVKEQQEIDRILAQLTVLVAEHREELLEIVEILKEIDFMFAKAKYGHRIKGTKPIINNERKINLFKARHPLIPIDEVVANDVALGDAYSSIVITGPNTGGKTVTLKTVGLCTLMAQSGLQIPALDESEMGVFEAVYADIGDEQSIEQSLSTFSSHMVNIVSILKEVNSSSLVLFDELGAGTDPQEGAALAISILDEVNKRGARVIATTHYPELKAYGYNREGVVNASVEFDVETLSPTYKLLIGVPGRSNAFEISKRLGLNEDVIETARSHVSAETNKIENMIASLEESRRAAESEHKEAADLLKQAEMLHRDLQKQVMEYYEKKEALEEKAKKKAADIVENAKQEAETVISDLRKMQLEKRAEIKEHELIDARKRLEDAAPKSAIKRKEAVKTNHEFQPGDEVKVLTFDQKGQLIERVSNKEWQVQIGIMKMKVKERDMEFIKAPKVVETKPLATIRGKDFHVSLELDLRGERYENALARVEKYIDDSLLAGYPRVSIIHGKGTGALRTGVQEYLKNHRSVKSIRFGEAGEGGSGVTVVELK; this is encoded by the coding sequence ATGCAAGAAAGAGTATTGAAGACATTAGAATTCGACAAGATTAAAAGCCAGCTGCTAGAGCATGTTTCTTCTCCATTAGGAATGATAAAGGCTTCTGAGCTGATGCCTTCCACAAGCTATGAAGAAGTGGTTCAATGGCAGGAGGAAACAGATGAAGCGGCAAAAGTTTTCCGAATGAGGGGAAACATTCCGTTAAGCGGAATACATGATATCCGCCCGCATGTGAAGCGTTCATCCATCGGCGGGATGTTAAGTCCCGTTGAATTGAACCAAGTAGCAAGTACAGTCCATGTGAGCAGACAAATAAAAAGATTCACAGAGGAATTCCATCAAGAAGATCCAATCCCTATTTTACAGGAACTGGTTGACGGCATTGTTGTGCTCGCTGAAGTGGAAGAAGAAATTAAAATGGCCATTGATGAACAAGGGACAGTTATGGATAGTGCGAGTGAAGCATTGCGCGCTCTTCGCAACCAATTAAGAAGAAATGAATCGAAGGTGCGGGAAAAACTAGAAAGCATGATTCGTTCCGCTAATGCAGCAAAGATGCTGTCAGATACAATCATCACAATCCGGAATGACCGTTATGTTATCCCTGTTAAACAAGAATACAGAGGACATTATGGTGGAATCATCCATGACCAAAGTGCTTCAGGTCAAACATTATTTATTGAGCCTCAATCGGTTGTAACATTAAATAATGAGCTGCAAGGCATACGCGTAAAAGAGCAGCAGGAAATAGACCGAATTCTAGCACAGCTGACTGTTCTTGTGGCAGAGCATAGAGAAGAGCTGCTGGAAATTGTGGAGATATTAAAGGAAATTGACTTTATGTTTGCTAAGGCGAAATATGGTCATCGCATTAAAGGAACAAAACCAATCATAAATAATGAAAGAAAAATAAACTTGTTCAAGGCAAGACATCCCTTGATTCCAATTGACGAGGTTGTAGCTAATGATGTCGCATTAGGAGATGCTTATTCTTCTATTGTTATAACAGGACCGAATACAGGCGGTAAAACAGTAACATTAAAAACAGTAGGCTTATGCACATTAATGGCTCAATCCGGTTTGCAAATTCCTGCTCTTGATGAATCAGAAATGGGTGTGTTTGAGGCTGTATATGCAGATATTGGCGATGAGCAGTCTATTGAACAATCATTAAGTACATTCTCTTCTCATATGGTCAATATTGTAAGCATATTGAAGGAAGTTAACAGCAGCAGCCTTGTCCTGTTTGATGAGCTTGGTGCCGGAACAGATCCTCAAGAAGGGGCAGCACTTGCCATTTCTATTTTGGATGAAGTAAACAAAAGAGGAGCAAGAGTAATTGCCACAACCCATTATCCTGAGTTGAAAGCATACGGGTATAATCGAGAAGGTGTTGTTAATGCCAGTGTAGAGTTTGATGTTGAGACATTAAGTCCTACCTATAAACTGCTGATTGGTGTTCCTGGACGGAGCAATGCGTTCGAGATTTCCAAACGACTCGGATTAAATGAGGATGTTATTGAAACAGCGAGATCTCATGTGAGTGCAGAAACGAACAAAATTGAAAATATGATTGCTTCCCTGGAAGAAAGCCGCAGAGCTGCAGAATCCGAGCATAAGGAAGCTGCTGATTTGCTGAAGCAGGCGGAAATGCTGCATCGTGACCTGCAAAAGCAAGTAATGGAATATTACGAGAAAAAAGAGGCGCTTGAAGAAAAGGCTAAAAAGAAAGCCGCAGATATCGTTGAAAATGCGAAACAAGAAGCGGAAACAGTCATTTCAGATTTACGGAAAATGCAGCTGGAGAAACGGGCGGAAATTAAAGAGCATGAATTAATTGATGCAAGAAAACGCCTTGAGGATGCTGCTCCAAAATCAGCGATTAAGCGAAAAGAAGCAGTGAAAACAAATCATGAGTTCCAGCCGGGGGATGAAGTAAAAGTACTGACATTTGACCAGAAGGGCCAGCTGATTGAAAGGGTCTCTAATAAAGAGTGGCAAGTTCAAATCGGCATTATGAAGATGAAAGTGAAAGAGCGTGATATGGAGTTCATTAAAGCGCCTAAAGTGGTGGAAACAAAACCACTTGCAACAATCAGGGGCAAAGATTTCCATGTAAGTCTTGAACTAGATCTTCGAGGGGAAAGGTATGAAAATGCCTTGGCGCGTGTTGAGAAATATATTGATGACAGTCTGTTAGCAGGCTATCCAAGAGTATCCATCATTCATGGCAAAGGAACTGGAGCACTACGAACAGGTGTGCAAGAATACTTAAAAAACCATCGTTCCGTCAAAAGTATTCGCTTCGGTGAGGCTGGGGAAGGCGGCAGCGGCGTTACCGTTGTAGAACTGAAATAA
- the zapA gene encoding cell division protein ZapA has translation MSDAQKNRTNVKIYGTEYVILGQESSSHVRLVASIVDKKMREIYGKNPSLDTNKLAVLTAVNIVNDYIKLIDRVEELENELNREKD, from the coding sequence GTGTCAGATGCACAAAAAAACCGTACGAATGTGAAAATATATGGAACGGAATATGTAATACTCGGCCAAGAATCTTCCAGTCATGTTCGATTGGTTGCCTCTATCGTGGACAAGAAAATGCGCGAGATTTACGGGAAGAATCCATCCCTTGATACAAATAAATTAGCAGTGCTGACAGCTGTTAATATTGTAAATGACTATATTAAGCTAATAGATCGCGTGGAAGAATTGGAAAATGAATTAAATAGAGAAAAGGACTGA
- a CDS encoding CvpA family protein produces the protein MLDLIVIILLVFGLLRGLKRGFILQIIHLTGFIVAFIVANKYYIPLSTKLNLWIPYTNTSENSFVQGLFGSTNLEEVFYRAVAFAVIFFAVKIIWQIIGSMVDFVASLPVLKQLNTWAGAILGFVETYLVLFILLYIAALLPAEFIQTHLNNSVVAAGIIENTPYFSEKIKEIWFEYVAS, from the coding sequence ATGTTGGATTTAATCGTCATCATTCTGCTCGTTTTTGGTCTCTTGAGAGGGCTGAAACGGGGCTTTATCCTGCAGATCATTCATTTGACAGGATTTATCGTGGCATTTATTGTTGCAAATAAATATTATATACCGCTCTCAACTAAATTAAACTTATGGATACCTTATACAAATACAAGTGAGAACAGTTTCGTTCAAGGACTTTTTGGCAGCACAAACTTGGAAGAGGTATTTTACCGTGCAGTCGCTTTTGCAGTGATTTTCTTTGCTGTGAAAATAATCTGGCAAATCATCGGCAGCATGGTCGATTTTGTCGCAAGCCTTCCTGTCTTGAAGCAGCTTAACACTTGGGCCGGAGCAATTTTAGGCTTTGTTGAAACCTATTTGGTGCTGTTTATCCTGCTTTATATTGCAGCATTGCTTCCTGCTGAGTTCATTCAGACACATTTGAATAATTCGGTTGTAGCAGCAGGTATTATCGAAAACACTCCATACTTTTCGGAAAAAATCAAGGAAATTTGGTTTGAATACGTAGCCTCCTAA
- the pheS gene encoding phenylalanine--tRNA ligase subunit alpha, with product MEAKLKELQAEALTAIAASENVKELNDIRVAYLGKKGPITEVLKGMGKLSAEERPKMGALVNVIRDEITSHIEEKQKTLEEAEVQKKIAAETIDVTLPGRPVAVGNHHSLTRVIEEVEDLFIGMGYTVEEGPEVEVDYYNFEALNLPKNHPARDMQDSFYITEELLLRTHTSPVQARTMEKHKGVGPVKIICPGKVYRRDNDDATHSHQFMQIEGLVIDENIRMSDLKGTLEVFAKKMFGNDREIRLRPSFFPFTEPSVEVDISCSICKGKGCSVCKGTGWIEVLGAGMVHPNVLEMAGFDSKKYSGFAFGIGAERIAMLKYGIDDIRHFYTNDIRFLKQFTVPEY from the coding sequence CAAAAAAGGCCCAATTACAGAAGTGTTGAAGGGAATGGGCAAATTATCGGCAGAGGAACGCCCGAAAATGGGAGCTTTAGTTAATGTCATCCGCGATGAAATTACAAGCCATATTGAAGAAAAACAAAAGACGCTGGAAGAAGCAGAAGTGCAAAAGAAAATTGCAGCAGAAACAATTGACGTTACTTTGCCAGGCCGCCCAGTTGCGGTTGGAAATCATCATTCCTTGACGAGAGTGATTGAGGAAGTGGAGGATCTGTTTATCGGAATGGGCTATACAGTCGAGGAAGGTCCAGAAGTGGAAGTCGACTATTATAATTTCGAGGCTTTGAACTTGCCGAAAAACCACCCAGCAAGAGACATGCAGGATTCTTTCTACATTACAGAGGAACTGCTTCTTAGAACACATACTTCACCAGTGCAAGCTCGTACGATGGAGAAGCATAAGGGCGTAGGTCCTGTTAAAATTATCTGTCCTGGTAAAGTGTATCGCCGTGACAATGATGATGCTACGCATTCCCACCAATTCATGCAAATTGAAGGGCTTGTCATTGATGAAAATATCCGCATGAGCGATCTTAAAGGTACACTTGAAGTGTTCGCGAAGAAAATGTTTGGCAATGACAGAGAAATCCGTCTTCGTCCAAGTTTCTTCCCATTCACAGAGCCTTCTGTAGAAGTTGATATTTCTTGCAGTATCTGTAAAGGAAAAGGCTGCAGTGTATGTAAAGGCACAGGCTGGATTGAAGTGCTTGGAGCAGGTATGGTTCATCCAAATGTGCTGGAAATGGCAGGATTTGATTCGAAGAAATATTCTGGTTTTGCCTTTGGAATTGGTGCAGAACGTATTGCGATGCTGAAGTACGGAATTGACGATATCCGCCATTTCTATACAAATGATATCCGTTTCTTAAAACAGTTTACAGTGCCAGAATATTGA
- the polX gene encoding DNA polymerase/3'-5' exonuclease PolX, with protein sequence MTTKKEVVRQLEQIAIYMELKGENSFKISAFRKAAQALETTEQTLDEIEDFTAFPGIGKGTAAVIEDFIHTGESSVLKELKEEVPKGLIPLLQLPGLGGKKIAKLYKELGIENAEDLKLACQEKKVQSLSGFGKKTEDKILEALDSFGSRPDRLPLAYMLRVAFSIEGELEKIEAIERFSRAGSIRRMRETIKDLDFIIATNSPADVKDKLLTLPGIKEVIGAGNTKVSVVLELEFDVSIDFRLVKPEEFATTLHHFTGSKDHNVRMRQLAKERGKKISEYGVEDTETGEVETFSTEEEFYHYFGLPFIPPEMREDGKEVEDFKEELDIISLEDIKGDLHMHTTWSDGAFSIEEMIEANRQRGYKYMAITDHSRYLKVANGLTPERLQEQLQIIKALNEKYDDITILAGVEMDILPDGTLDYDDELLEQMDIVIASIHSSFSQPKHKIMERLENALRNKHVDIIAHPTGRKIGIREGYEVDMDDLIRLAKETNTVLELNSNPNRLDLNAENIKKAQDAGVHLVINTDAHHTKELAYMGIGVSTAKKGWINKNTVINTWDTEKLLDFLKNRHK encoded by the coding sequence ATGACAACAAAAAAAGAAGTAGTACGCCAATTAGAACAAATTGCAATATATATGGAATTAAAAGGGGAAAACTCCTTTAAAATATCCGCATTTCGCAAAGCAGCACAAGCGTTGGAAACAACAGAACAAACATTAGACGAAATAGAAGATTTCACAGCGTTTCCTGGCATCGGAAAGGGCACTGCTGCTGTCATAGAGGACTTTATCCATACAGGAGAATCCTCTGTATTGAAGGAACTAAAGGAAGAAGTGCCTAAAGGGTTAATACCATTGCTTCAGCTGCCAGGTCTTGGAGGCAAAAAGATTGCTAAACTCTACAAAGAACTCGGCATTGAAAATGCAGAGGACTTGAAGCTTGCGTGTCAGGAAAAGAAAGTCCAATCCTTGAGCGGCTTTGGCAAAAAAACAGAAGATAAAATACTGGAGGCGCTTGACAGCTTTGGTTCAAGGCCAGATAGACTTCCGCTTGCTTATATGCTTCGAGTGGCTTTTTCCATTGAAGGTGAGTTAGAAAAAATAGAAGCGATTGAAAGGTTTTCCCGTGCAGGTAGCATTAGAAGAATGCGGGAGACGATTAAAGATTTGGACTTTATTATTGCCACCAATTCACCAGCAGACGTAAAAGACAAATTGCTGACCCTACCAGGCATAAAGGAAGTCATTGGTGCTGGCAATACGAAGGTAAGTGTTGTGCTTGAATTGGAATTTGATGTTTCCATTGATTTCCGCCTCGTTAAGCCGGAGGAATTTGCAACAACCTTACATCATTTCACAGGTAGCAAGGATCACAATGTCAGAATGAGGCAGCTTGCAAAGGAACGAGGCAAAAAAATAAGCGAATATGGTGTGGAAGACACTGAAACAGGGGAAGTAGAAACATTTTCGACTGAAGAGGAATTCTACCATTATTTCGGCTTGCCGTTCATTCCTCCTGAAATGAGAGAAGATGGCAAGGAAGTCGAAGATTTCAAAGAAGAATTGGATATCATCTCTCTTGAAGATATTAAAGGTGATTTGCATATGCATACAACCTGGAGTGATGGTGCGTTTTCTATCGAAGAAATGATCGAAGCAAACAGACAGCGCGGCTACAAATATATGGCAATTACAGATCACTCCCGCTATTTAAAGGTGGCGAACGGCTTAACACCGGAACGTTTGCAAGAACAGCTTCAGATTATTAAAGCGCTTAATGAAAAGTACGATGATATTACCATTTTAGCTGGTGTTGAAATGGATATTTTACCGGACGGAACACTTGATTATGATGACGAGCTTCTTGAGCAAATGGACATCGTTATCGCATCCATCCACTCTTCCTTCTCTCAGCCTAAGCATAAGATTATGGAAAGACTCGAGAATGCACTGCGCAATAAGCATGTCGATATCATTGCCCATCCGACAGGAAGAAAAATCGGAATCAGAGAGGGCTATGAAGTGGATATGGACGATTTAATCAGGCTTGCCAAAGAAACAAATACAGTACTTGAGCTGAACAGCAATCCAAACCGTCTAGATTTGAATGCAGAAAATATTAAGAAAGCGCAGGATGCTGGTGTTCATCTTGTCATCAATACAGATGCTCATCACACGAAGGAGCTTGCTTATATGGGCATCGGTGTGTCTACAGCGAAAAAAGGCTGGATAAATAAAAATACAGTAATTAATACGTGGGATACGGAAAAACTGTTGGATTTTCTAAAGAATCGTCATAAGTAA